GGAGCCTGTCTTTATCTGCCCGGCGTTCATGGCGACAGCGAGGTCAGCTATTGTCGAATCCTCTGTCTCGCCTGACCTGTGGGATACGACAGCGGTATAACCCGCTCTCTTTGCCATTTCAATTGCGTCAAGTGTTTCTGTCAGAGTGCCTATCTGATTGAGCTTGATCAATATCGAATTGCCGATACCCCGCTCTATCCCTTTTGAGAATATTTCCTTGTTCGTTACAAAGATGTCATCGCCGACAAGCTGCACCTTTTTGCCGATCCTCTTTGTCATTGACTCCCAGCCCTTCCAGTCATTTTCAGAAAGCCCGTCTTCAATGGATATGACCGGATATTTCTTGATGATCTTTTCATAGAAATCCACCATCTGCTCGGATGTAACTGACTTCCCTTCAAAACTGTACTTGCCACCGCTGTACAACTCCGAAGAGGCCACATCGAGCGCAAGAAAAACACTTTTTCCCGGGGCATACCCGGCCTTTTTGATCGCTTCGATAATCAATACGAGGGCTTCTTCGTTTGATTTCAGGTTAGGGGCAAAGCCTCCCTCGTCACCGACTGACACGCTCAGCCCTTTTGATTTAAGCAGGCCCTTGAGGCTGTGGAAGATCTCGGCGCCCATTCTCAGGGCTTCCCGGAAATTCGGCGCGCCTACCGGCATTATCATGAATTCCTGTATATCGAGATTATTGTCGGCATGTGCTCCGCCGTTTAAAATATTCATCATAGGCACGGGAAGTTCACGCGCGCCCACGCCGCCGATATATTTATAGAGAGGCAGGTCCGCCTCCATCGCGGCGGCCTTTGCGACCGCGAGCGAGACCCCAAGGATGGCGTTTGCTCCGAGCTTGCCTTTGTTCTTCGTGCCGTCGAGCTTGATCATGAGGTTGTCGATGTAGGCCTGGTCGCTGCCCTCAGCGTCAAGCAGGCGGGGAGCGATCTTTTCATTTACGTTCTTAACGGCCTTCTGCACCCCTTTGCCTAAATAACGCTTTTCCTTGTCCCGTAATTCAAGCGCCTCCCTTTCTCCTGTTGACGCGCCTGATGGAACAGCGGCCCTTCCAAAGGCCCCGCTTTCAAGAGCCACGTCCACTTCAACCGTGGGGTTGCCCCGGCTGTCAAGTATTTCCCTTGCCTGAATGCCTATGATCTCACTCATTAACTACCTCCATTTTATCTATAGTAGAGTTTTGAAATAACAGTTTCTTCTCCCTGTACGCTGCTCCTATAAATGCCTTGAAGACCGGATGCGGCTTTAAAGGCCTTGACTTGAATTCGGGATGGAACTGACATCCGAAAAACCACGGGTGGTCTTTGATCTCAACTATCTCAACCAATTGTTTGTCAGGGCTCATGCCGCTTATCTTCAGCCCTTTCTGCTCAAGTGTCTCTTTATATTTGTTATTGAACTCATACCTGTGCCTGTGCCTTTCGTGTATCTCTTTTTCACCATAAGCCTTGAATGCAAGAGAGTCTTCTTCGAGCACGCAGGGATATTCTCCAAGTCTCATGGTGCCGCCCTTGTCTGAATTAATGTCTCTTCTCTGGATCACCTGGTTCCTGAAATCATACCATTCCTCTATGAGATAGATTACCGGGTAAGGAGCGGCTTTATCGAACTCAGTGCTGTTTGCGCCTTCCATATTGCAGACATTGCGGGAATATTCTATGACAGCGCACTGCATCCCAAGGCATATGCCTAAAAACGGTATCTTCTTGGTCCTCGCGAATTTCACTGCCTCTATTTTCCCCTCGATGCCGCGTTCGCCGAACCCTCCGGGGATCAGTATCCCGTCAACGTCGGCAAGAAATCTGTCCGCTCCCGATTTCTCTATGTCCTGCGCATCGATCCACTGGATATCTACACTCACGTTGTTAGCTATACCGCCGTGCAGGAGCGCCTCCACCAGGCTCTTGTATGAATCCTTCAGCCCCACATATTTTCCAACAAGACCGATGGTAACGGTGTCAACCGGGTTCTTTACCTTCCTGATCACGTTTTCCCATTTTGTAAGGTCAGGCTCTTTTGTGTCTAATGAGAGCCTGTTGACTATCAATCTGTCAATGCCTTCTTCATGTAAAACTACCGGGACTTCATAAAGGGACTCAACATCTATCGCTGCTATGACCGCTTCAATATCGAGATTGCAGTGCAGGGCTATCTTCTTTTTTACTGATTGTGAAAGCGGCCTGTCAGTACGGCAGACCAGAACATCAGGCTGGATACCGATCGCGCGTAATTCCCTCACACTGTGCTGTGTGGGTTTTGATTTGAGCTCGCCCGCTGTGCTTATGTAAGGGACCAGTGTGAGGTGCATGTAAGCCACATTCTCACGTCCAACGTCGTACCTGAACTGCCTGATCGCCTCAAGAAACGGAAGGCTTTCAATGTCGCCAATGGTGCCGCCTATCTCTACTATCACGATATCATAATTGTCGGAGACGGCCTTGATGGCGTTCTTTATCTCGTCCGTTATATGAGGGACCACCTGAACGGTATCTCCAAGATAATCCCCCCTTCTTTCTTTCAGTATCACGTTGTAGTAGATCTTCCCCGTGGTGAAATTGTTCTTCTGGGACATGCGGGTCGAGGTGAATCTCTCATAATGCCCGAGGTCCAGGTCGGTCTCAGCCCCGTCATCGGTGACAAAGACCTCACCGTGCTGAAAAGGGCTCAGTGTCCCGGGGTCCACGTTGATATAAGGGTCAAGCTTTTGTATTGTCACTCTCAGCCCGCGGGCTTCAAGGAGCGCGCCTACAGCGGACGCCGCGATGCCCTTGCCAAGAGATGATAAAACGCCGCCTGTTACAAAGATATATTTTGCCATTCCTCAGCCTTTCTTAAGTCTTCAATGGTATCGATCCCGAAGGTATCATGTTCGGTTATTCTCACTTTTATCCTCATTCCGCTTTCAAGCGCCCTGAGCTGTTCAAGCTTTTCTATCCGTTCAAGCCTGCCTTCTTTCAAAGAAGTAAAACTCAATAGCGCGTTCTTATGAAAACCGTATATTCCGATGTGCTTGTAAAACTGGGGGTTGGGGATTGGGGATTGGGGATTAAAAGAAAAATAAAAATCCCCGTGCTCTTTGCCCTCTGCTCTATGCCCTCTGCTTTCAAACATCCATTCCTCCCTGTAAAACGGTATCGGCGCCCTTGAAAAATACATTGCGAACCCTGAATCGTTCATCACGACTTTCACAATATTGGGAGAAAATATCTCATTTATGTCAGTTGTCCTTTTTGCAAGCGTGCTGATCGAAACCTTGTCATCATTGTACAACACTTCAACCACCTCATCAACCATTTCCGGCCTGATGAACGGCTCATCACCCTGGACGTTTATAACGAAGTCACAATCCAGTTCACTTGACGCCTCGGCGATCCTGTCCGTGCCGCTAACATGGCTGCCTGAGGTCATGACCGCCCTGCCGCCGAATGAGGCCACGGCATCAAAGATCCTCTGATCATCAGTCGCAACCAGGACGGCATCGACCAATTTTGCTTCTGATACTCGTTCAAAAACATGCTGAATTATGATCTTGCCTTTAAGGGTAGCAAGGGGTTTCCCGGGGAAGCGGGTTGAGTTGAATCTTGCCGGTATTATCGCTACCGCTTTAGGCATAGAATACTTTACAATAGTTGTTTTTTTAGTTCAAGAGAGAAAATCAACTTCCTCTTTACCTAAATAAGCCTCTATCACGTATGGATTATTTTGAATTTCATTCGGAGTGCCTTCCGCTATCTTCACTCCGTGGTCAAGGACAATGATCCAGTCTGAAATACCCATGACGACCTTCATGTCATGCTCGATTATAATTACTGTCTTGCCCCACTCCCTGATCTTTTTAATAAGCTCCATCAGCGCCATTGTCTCCTGTGGGTTCATGCCCGCGGCAGGCTCATCAAGTAGTAATAATGCTGGCTCCGTTGCGAGGGCGCGCGCTATCTCAAGCCGCTTCTGGTCTCCGTACGGAAGGTTCTCAGCGAGTGTGGAGGCGAAGTCCTGGATGCCCGTGAATTCCAGGTACTCAAGGGCCTTTGATCTTATCTCATCTTCTTCCCTCTGAAATTTTTTTGTGCCTAATACCGCGGTCAGCAGTCCCTCTTTTGAGCGCGCATGCTGGCCGATCATTACGTTTTCCAGCACGGTCATTGAATTGAACACCCTGATATTCTGAAATGTGCGCGCGATGCCCTTTTCAGTTATTTCGTACGGCCTTCTTTGAGTGATGTCTTCATCTTCAAACAGCACATGCCCTTTTGTCGATGGCAGCACACCGGTCAGGCAGTTGAACAGAGTGGTCTTGCCTGCGCCGTTCGGCCCGATTATGCTAAGGATGATCCCGCGCTTGACCTTAAAGCTGACTTCCTCGATCGCCTTGAGCCCGCCGAATATTTTTGTTAAATTTCTGACTTCCAATATCATGATGTTGTACCCTTAAAAAGGGCGTATGCCATACGCCCCTACATTTTTTTAATCAGCCCTTGCGGCCTGAAGATCATCATCAACACGAGGCCTACGCCGAGGGCCAGCATCCTGTATAACTGGAAATCCCTCAGCACCTCCGGCAAAAGAACGAGTATCAGTGAACCTAAAATAACTCCGGGAATGCTTCCGAGCCCGCCTAAGATTATCATGCAGACAACGAAAACCGATTCCATGAATGAAAAACTCTCAGGCGACACAAAGTGCATCTTGCTCGCAAACAAAGCGCCGGCAAGTCCGGCCCAGAAGGCGCCGAAGGTCAGCGCCATGAATTTGTATTTTCTTGTATTAATCCCCATCGCCTCTGCCGCTGTTTCGTCTTCACGGATTGAAAGCCACGCCCTTCCGGTGCGTGAATGGTAAACCCGTTTCACGATAAATGCCGCTATCAGCACGAACCCTAAAACAAGATAGTAGTAATACACCAGATTGCTGATCTCGAAACCGAGTATGAAAGGAGAGGGAATATTCGATATGCCGTTCGGCCCGCGCGTCACGCTGTCCCAGTTATTCAGCACGAGTCGGATTATCTCTCCAAAGCCCAAAGTGACAATTGCCAGATAATCTCCCCTGAGCCTCAATGCCGGGAAGGCGAGAAGCAGCCCTGCCATAGATGTAAAAAGCAAAGTCAGAGGAAGCGCGCTCCAGAAACCGAGGCCGAAATGTGTGGTCAGCAGGGCGTTTGAATACGCGCCGATGCCATAGAATGCCGCGAAGCCTAAATGCAAAAGCCCGCTGAAGCCTACAACAATATTTACGCCGAGGGCGAGGATTATATAAATGCAGACCAAGATCGCTACATCCGTGTAATAATCTTTGAAGAGAAACGGCAGGATGAAAGCGAATGCTATGAATGCCGCCGAAAGCAATTTTGTATTTACAGGTTTGGCTGGTTTTTTTATTTTGCCTAACAAATGTGCCAGAAGGACATAAACGCCGTATGAAACGCAGATGCCGACGAAGAGATACGCGCCGCCTTTGATCCCCATAAAAGGGATGGAAAGCAAAGCACACCAGAACATGAAGAGGACCTTCTTCACGGCCTGTTCTCCCCGGATTTCCCAAGCAGTCCTGTCGGCTTCACAAGGAGGATCAGGATCAAAACAATAAACGCGTACGCATCCTTGTACTCACTCGATAAATAACTTGCGCCGAGGCTCTCTATGAGACCGAGCACTAATCCCCCGACCATTGCACCGGGAATGCTTCCTATTCCACCAAGCACTGCCGCGGTAAACGCCTTGATGCCCGCTATGTATCCAATTGAATAATTCACAAGGCCGTAATACATGGCAACCATCAGCCCCGCAACAGCCGCAAGCCCTGAGCCGATTATAAACGTCACGGAGATTATCCTGTCGATATTTATCCCAAGGAGCGACGCCATAGTTTTGTCCTGCGCCACCGCCCTCATTGCCTTGCCTGTTTTTGTCTTCATTATGAAAAGGTGCAATCCCGCCATGAGAAGCAGGGAGGCAATGATGATGAATATCTGCAGCGATGTCATTGTCACGTTCAGAAACTCAACCGTTGTTACCGGGATGACATGCGGGAATACCTTGTCAGTTGCCCCCTGTGTGAGCATCACGTAATTCTGGAGAAAGATGGAAACGCCGATCGCGCTTATCAGGGGATTCAGCCTCGGCGCGTTCCTCAATGGCTTGTACGCGAGCTTCTCAACGGTGAATCCGTAAGCGGAGCAAACGATAACTGACATGACAAATGTTAAAAACAGTGATAAGAACAAACTGTACTGCGTGAGTCCTGCCGCCGTGAATATCCCAAGAAAAATAATTCCAAGATACGCGCCAATCATGTAGATCTCGCCGTGAGCGAAATTTATCAACTCTAATATTCCATAGACCAGCGTATACCCCAGCGCAATAAGGGCATACACACCGCCGACCGTCAGGCCATTGATTATCTGCTGAAGAAGCATAGCGGAGAAATTTTAACAAATTAAAGCGGAGAATTGTATAAAACGGCTGAATGTACAACCAGAGGCCTTATGAGGGCTCCATGACTCTTGCTATCACAAATATAAATCCGATTCCCTCAAAATGTAATTTCTGCTAAACTCTTTTCATGTCGATCATTAAAGTTGAAAGCCTTTCCAAAAGCTTTGGAGACTTGAGCGCTGTCGATAATATCTCTTTTGAGGTTGAAGAAGGCACGATCTTCGGGTTCCTGGGCCCTAACGGCGCGGGAAAGACAACCACCATTAACATCCTCTGCACGCTGCTTGCGCCGACCTCGGGGAAGGCGTCTATTGCCGGACATGATTGCCTGAAAGAACCGTCTGAGGTCAGGAAGGCCATCGGGATCGTCTTTCAGGACACAACCCTCGACAAGGATTTAACGGCATATGAAAACCTGATGTTCCATGCATACCTGTATGATGTGAAGAAGAGTGAAATCAAAACGCGCGTCGAAGACGCCCTGCATTTTGTCGGTCTTTATGAGAGGAAAACCGACCTCGTTAAAAAATTCTCCGGCGGCATGAAACGCAAGCTTGAGGTTGCGCGCGGGCTGGTCCACAGGCCCCGTGTCCTTTTTCTTGATGAACCGACTCTCGGGCTTGATCCTCAGTCAAGGGCCAACCTGTGGGATTTCATAGTCAAGCTTCCTGAAAAACACAACGTGACCATCTTTATGACAACGCACTACATGGAAGAGGCTGAGGTCTGCAACAAGATCGCCATAATCGACAAAGGGAAGATAATCTCGATCGGGACCCCTGATGAGTTGAAAAAGACCGTCGGCGGAGATGTTATCTATATCAAGACCTCCGATAATAAAAAGGCGAGAGTCGAAATAGAAAAGCTGTTCAATCTGGAAGTCTCCGAGGAGAATGGCGAATTGTTTCTGACAACCCTGAAAGGCGACACGTGCATACCGGAGATCATAAAGGCCGTAGGTGAACAGGTCCTCTCGGTAAGGCTCCAGCGCCCTACCCTCAACGACGTCTTTCTCAAGATGACAGGCAAACAGATCAGGGAGCAGGATGTGTCTTCGGATGACACGGTAAGGGAAACTGTGCGTGCCTACAGGAGGAGATTCAGCAAGTAGCCCCTTTTTGATTTTTCTCCTGCCTCTATACAATAACCGCTTTTTTGTTGTAAGATTTTTGCTATGGCGAAAGACAATCTCTGTTTATTAATATGCGACAATTATAAAAACGAAGCTGCCTCTGTAATCGAAGCCGGAGGTTTTAAGGACGTAAAGTTATTTACCTTTCCTCCTGCCTGTTACAGCGCCGGGGACGAAAAACAGGAGTTGTCCGGTTTTCTGCCTCCGCGCAAAAGCAGGTGCGGACGGACTGTCTTCTTAGGGAGTCACTGCGCGGACCGTTTTGAACTTCCAGGAAAGGACCGCGCGGATTTTCGTTCTCACCTGACTGATCAGTGTTTCTACATGTTCGCAAATAAAAATATCATTGACGCGTATTTGAAGGAAAAGGCTTACATCCTGACCCCGGGTTTTCTGTCCCTGTGGCGTCAGTGTATAAAAGAGATGGGGTTAGACAAGAAAACAGCCGGGAAATTCTTCAAGAGATCTTTTTCAAAATTAGTTCTGCTTGATACAGGAACGGAGAAAAACATTTCAAAAAAACTTCAGCAATTTTCCGAGTTCCTCAACCTGTCCTGTAAGACAGTGCCGGTAGGACTGGACCACTTCAGCATGTTTCTGAAAGGGACCATCCTTGAGTGGCGTCTGGAAAATATAAAAAACGTCGAGCGTACTGCTGTCAAAAAAACAGTTCATAAGAACCAATCACTGTTGAGCGAAAAGGATGAAGCCGTCATACCTGAAACCTTCACGGAACGAAATGAAATGGAAGAACAGTCAAACATTGCGGCATTCAAAGAAACTGACAGGCGCATGCACAAACGCTTCAGCATTGACAGGACATGTCTCGTGGAGATAAATGACTCCGAGATGGTCGAGCTTAAAGACATAAGCCTCGGCGGAGCACGCCTTGGCATTTCCCGCCCCCTGCCTGCTGACAGCATTCATGGGGTTAGAATTTTCCCATCAATAAAAAATGAAATATATCTGACAGGCGCGGTCGTATGGTCATCTTCAAAAGACCCTGCCTGTCCGCATCATTATGAGACAGGGCTTAAATTCGTTAATATTGATGAGGACTCGACCCGCTCGCTCGATAAATTTTTCAGCTCAATTGCCAACCCAGCCTCGAAATAAGACCGGCAATCAAATCAACTGCCGAACTTTCTGCATAACCCGTCAATATAATCTTGCAGTTCATCCGGCACGAGCAGTTTGTCTGGCAGTTCAACCTGAAGCACATAAATGGCGTTGAATATTTTTTTCAGAAGGTTTATAACGCAGTAATTTATCATCGCATCAGGAAGTGAATCAGGGGCGTTTTCGATAAGCAGCCGCTCTGTAAACCAGCCATCCTTGACGGGAACAATTTCCGTGCAATTAATTCCCGGCACAGCCTTTGGAGTTGCCCCTGATGACAGCGCCAGATCCCTTACCCCGATATTAACAAGCTGCAGGCCCCTCATTGCCGGATTCGACATCGGGCGGTGCCGCCCCTTTGTGATGGGGAGAAAACGCGTGAGGTTAACACCAGAGCAGTAGATCAATGCGCCATTCCCGCTCTTGTCAGGTTTTAAAATAAAATACATGAAGTCATTTATGTACTGATATGTTTTTGTGTGCTGAATATTCGACATGCTTATATTTTATACCGGTGGTAAATTTCGTTTCTTAAAGGACAATTGCATAGTTCGGTTTTCTTATGAAGCTCCAGGTAAGGACAATCTTTATTTCCCTCGCATTTCACAAAATATACATCGCCGCTCATGTGGCAAATGATCCTGCAAAGATGTTCCTTTTCTCCTGAGAGACACCTGAAGTCTTTATTGCACTTGGTCGTCTTTTTAATAATTTCATCAGGAATTTCAATCTTCACTTTATTCTCCCTCCTTTTAACCTGAAAACTGAACATCTTCCGCTTGGCCCCTCATTGACAAGATAACATACCATGCTGTCCAGGTTCAATACAAATCTGCCGTCAAAGTCCTTGAATTCATAATCTGCTATAATTTAAAACATAAGTTCAATTCAGATTGGAAGGGGTGACTTACTCTGGTAGAAGCTAACGCCGTCTATGTTTTAGTCGCGAGGGACTTCAAAAAGTTCGTGAGGGAGAAAAGCCGCCTCATCTCCACCCTCATGCGTCCCCTCATCTGGCTTTTCCTTGTCGGCGGAGGCATGTCGCGCCTTGTCACTCCGGGCATGGGCGTTTCATACATGCAGTTCATCTTCCCCGGCATACTCGGCATGACGGTCCTGTTCAGCTCCATCTTCTCCTCCATCTCGATCATTTGGGACAAGGAGTTCGGGCTGATGAAAGAGATCCTCGTTGCGCCGGTATCGAGGCTCTCGATAGTTATTGGAAAGGCATTGAGCGGGACCATTATCTCCGTCATTCAGGCGACGATAATTCTGATGCTCTTCCCTTTTTTAGGCATCAAGCTGAGCTTGCTCTCCATCCCCTACGCCATTGCCATCTCTTTTCTGCTTGCATTTTGCATATCAGCTCTTGGCATTATCATCGCGACATTTTTTGAGAACATGGAAAGTTTCAGCTCTATCATGAATTTTATTGTAATGCCGATGTTCTTCCTGTCGGGCGCAATGTACCCCGTGAAAAATCTTCCTGAGATATTAAAGCTGATATCAAAATTGAATCCGCTGACGTTTGGAATAGACGCGCTGAAACACGCGATATTCCGGGACACCATGATATTCGATTTCCCGCTGTGGATTGACTTAAGCGTATTGATAATCTCTTCAACTGTATTTGTTGTATTGGCCGGTATCATGTTTGAGAGAAAGAAATAAACTGTAGGGGCGATCCGGCGGGTCGCCCTTAATAAAAGGGGGATGACATCCATGAAAAACAAGATCGTCTTCATCACAGGCGCAAGCTCAGGCATCGGGAGGGAAACCGCTTACAAATTCGCACCAGCAGGGGCAAACCTCATTCTGACGTACAACAAGAAGAAAAAGGGCGGGGAAGAAACCCTTAAACGATGTCTTGAATCGGGCGCAAAAGACGCGCTTTTGCTTAAGCTTGATTTAACGGACAACAAAAGCATAGTCTCTGCTGTAAAGCAGGCGCTGAAGAAATTCGGCAGTGTTGACATCATGATCAACAACGCAGGAACAGGCGTTGTCAAACCGCTGAAAGACAACACGGTTGCTGAGATCGAGCAGCAGCTCCGCACAAACCTCGAAGGCCTTATAAAAATCACCCGCGCCATGCTCCCTCACGTCAGAGAAACCATCATCAATGTCGGAAGTTTCCTCAGCAAAAACGCCTACGGAGACATGGCTGTCTATTGCGCGTCAAAGTACGGCGTCCGGGGATTTACACAGTCTCTCGCTGAGGAACTCCCGGACCTCAAGATCTGCTGTGTCAATCCCGACCTGACCGCAACTACGCTGACCGGAAATGAAGGAAGGCCGCCGGAAGCAGTCGCGGATATAATCTTCAAAGCCGCCGCAGGAAAGATAAGATGTAAAAAAGGCGGAGACGTGGACGTGTGGGAAGTTTTGAAGTAGGGGCACGGCGCGCTGTACCCCTACGGATTAACAAACGTCGCCTTGACGCGTTTGGACTTTACGAAATAAGGGATCCCCACGGCCGTTATGAAAATAGTGCTGATAACCCCGATGTTTTCCGGCATGGAGAGTTCTTTGAAGAACAATGAGATCCATGACACATTCGCGACTATTATCAGCATATGAACAGTAAGACATGCGATTATCATTTTCGGCAGCGCCTGCTTTTTCCTGAAAAACAAAAAAGAGACATATACAACCAGGACCAGGTGCATTGCAACTATCAGGGTCTGAGAGATAAGCGCCGCCCTTAATCCGGGGAACTGTGTAAAGGTCTCTTTCAATAACTGGTTGTTCATCAGCTTAATATTCATTAATATCAAACTGGCCAGAAGCACGGGCGTAGCAACCATACTGACCGCTGGCAAAAAAAGCCAGCCTTCAATGCCTGAGTAATTCGCCTCTTTATCTTTGTCCCTACTTTTACTGAAAAGTTTTTCAAGTAATCTCATCAACCTAACATCCTCCTTCTATCTTCATCTTTGAAGGTAGTTACCTTGATTATATTATCGGAGTCATAAAAAACCAGTGACGCACGTCACAAAATGTAGGCGCGGGCATGTGGGAAAGCAAGATATATTTGCCAGCCTCTGAAGTACGGAAAGAAACGGTTTTTATTTTTTTGGGTCTATAAGGAGAAGGATGACGCCGACCGCGATAGCTCCAACGCCAGCCCAGGTCGGGACGGTTACAGTTTCTTTCTCCTTATACTGAAACTCAATCGGGCCAAATTTTGTGTCGTGGGTCTCTTTGGTGTAGGTGAACTGGCCATAGGCCAGCCCCAGAGTGCCGGCAACGATCAGTATTAATGCCACGATCTTGATTTTGTTCATTTGTCTTCACCTTCAGAGAGAATTTATGAAATTATAACTTTCCTGATGTTTGATAGCAACACTGACGTCTGGTAGACCGGTTCGTTATTCCGGGGTCTTAATCGAAAATCCAGTATTCTTAAAAATCGTCAAATAACCCTGTCAACACTCAATAGAGACATGACAAATAAAATGTACGTATTCATCTTATTGAATGCGGAACGGTAAACAAATGTGTTCTCGTTTTTCCTGCTCACCAGTTTTACTCCATTCCATATGAGCCAAATGGTGACGGCGAAGAGCAAAAGATTAACAGCGCGCGATGTGAACAATCCATAAAGAGACGTTAACAAGGTGGCCACTGCCGTTGCAAAAAGCCAGATGAAGACGATCCTCTCAAGCTGTCTTCCCGCAAATAACTTTGTCAATGACGGCAAGCCCGCCTTTTCATAATCGCTGCCGTGAGATAAAAATAAAAGCCAGAAATGGGTGATCTGCCAGATGTAGAATAAAAAGCATACGGCTAATATGTGATGGTCGGGGAACTTCCCGCTAGCCGCAAACCACCCTATCGCGGGCGGTATCGCACCAATCACAGCGCACGGGACCGATGCAAAGGCCGTCTTTCTTTTCAGGTATGTATAAACTCCGTTGTACAATACAACTGCGCAGCCGCCTAATAGAAAAGCAGGAAGACTGCCTGTAAAACCAAGTATCAAAAATCCGGCGAGCAAAAGTATCAGCGAAAAAAATAATGCGTGAAGCGGCTTCATCCTGCCTGAAGGTATCGGCCTGTTCTTTGTCCTGTCCATGAGCGCGTCAGTGCGTCTCTCCTGGTATTGATTGAGGGCGCAGGAACCGCAGGCAAGAAAGAATACGCCTGCTACCGTAAATATAATTTGAAATGTAGAGTTCGTGCCTGCGAGTATGAAACCGGTGGCGGCAGAGAGGGCGGAGAAAAAGGACAGCGTTAT
This window of the Nitrospirota bacterium genome carries:
- a CDS encoding protoheme IX farnesyltransferase is translated as MNKSIRTSLELCKITLSFFSALSAATGFILAGTNSTFQIIFTVAGVFFLACGSCALNQYQERRTDALMDRTKNRPIPSGRMKPLHALFFSLILLLAGFLILGFTGSLPAFLLGGCAVVLYNGVYTYLKRKTAFASVPCAVIGAIPPAIGWFAASGKFPDHHILAVCFLFYIWQITHFWLLFLSHGSDYEKAGLPSLTKLFAGRQLERIVFIWLFATAVATLLTSLYGLFTSRAVNLLLFAVTIWLIWNGVKLVSRKNENTFVYRSAFNKMNTYILFVMSLLSVDRVI
- a CDS encoding SDR family oxidoreductase is translated as MKNKIVFITGASSGIGRETAYKFAPAGANLILTYNKKKKGGEETLKRCLESGAKDALLLKLDLTDNKSIVSAVKQALKKFGSVDIMINNAGTGVVKPLKDNTVAEIEQQLRTNLEGLIKITRAMLPHVRETIINVGSFLSKNAYGDMAVYCASKYGVRGFTQSLAEELPDLKICCVNPDLTATTLTGNEGRPPEAVADIIFKAAAGKIRCKKGGDVDVWEVLK
- a CDS encoding PilZ domain-containing protein; amino-acid sequence: MAKDNLCLLICDNYKNEAASVIEAGGFKDVKLFTFPPACYSAGDEKQELSGFLPPRKSRCGRTVFLGSHCADRFELPGKDRADFRSHLTDQCFYMFANKNIIDAYLKEKAYILTPGFLSLWRQCIKEMGLDKKTAGKFFKRSFSKLVLLDTGTEKNISKKLQQFSEFLNLSCKTVPVGLDHFSMFLKGTILEWRLENIKNVERTAVKKTVHKNQSLLSEKDEAVIPETFTERNEMEEQSNIAAFKETDRRMHKRFSIDRTCLVEINDSEMVELKDISLGGARLGISRPLPADSIHGVRIFPSIKNEIYLTGAVVWSSSKDPACPHHYETGLKFVNIDEDSTRSLDKFFSSIANPASK
- a CDS encoding DUF2569 domain-containing protein is translated as MRLLEKLFSKSRDKDKEANYSGIEGWLFLPAVSMVATPVLLASLILMNIKLMNNQLLKETFTQFPGLRAALISQTLIVAMHLVLVVYVSFLFFRKKQALPKMIIACLTVHMLIIVANVSWISLFFKELSMPENIGVISTIFITAVGIPYFVKSKRVKATFVNP
- a CDS encoding ABC transporter permease, coding for MREKSRLISTLMRPLIWLFLVGGGMSRLVTPGMGVSYMQFIFPGILGMTVLFSSIFSSISIIWDKEFGLMKEILVAPVSRLSIVIGKALSGTIISVIQATIILMLFPFLGIKLSLLSIPYAIAISFLLAFCISALGIIIATFFENMESFSSIMNFIVMPMFFLSGAMYPVKNLPEILKLISKLNPLTFGIDALKHAIFRDTMIFDFPLWIDLSVLIISSTVFVVLAGIMFERKK